ttctttctttctgtcaATGGGGGAAAAGAAAGGGGGTGCAACTCATGGTCAGGCTTgagataaaaaagagaaattcaCTCAATCCACTTGATGGATCTTAACAGGTAATTCTTACCTTCAATCGAGAGGTCAAGGTTTTCGTAAATAGCTCATACACCAACTTACAACCCACATGCCATTCACCAGAAGGATTTTTCCATGAAGGATTGACAACCAAAGTGGTCCCTGTACCGAATATATTGTTCGAACCAGAATATGATAATTTCAGGAACAGAACCTGGCTCAAAATCTACATAGAGATGTTCCACTCACAATTTCTAAGGGACAACATAATTAGCGGAGAAAGATACTTTGCAAAGGAGAAAAATATCggtgtgatttattatttttgctcATTTTCTACTGCTGATCCTCCAGGTGCGTAgactagggtttttttttttttttaagtgggtGCGTAGACTAGGGTTAAGATGCAATAATTAAATGGAGGTCagttacttgtcaaaaaaaaattaatggacAACAGTTACAGGTAAGACAATCAGAACTAAAATTTATGCATGTGTAACAGGGACCACTCCAcacatttttcatctaaaatttctGTTATGGGCTGGAGCCATTATTAAATCagccatacatatataaattctgatattttctACACTAACCAAAAGAAGAACAGAAAACCTCCATCTAACCATTTCAATTATCCAAGTAAGATTTACATATTGGCAAAAAAAATCCCAGTTGGGAGGTTTGTAAGTACAAACAAAGGGCACAAAATCTTTACTTGGCATAGCCTTAGAaatccattcattcataaaatagCGGCACTAATAAATTATTGGCAAGAACTTTGTTGGAAAACGTACTGGCAAGAACTTCATTGAAAAATTACTATTGGCATAGCCTTAGAAATCCATTCACTCATTCGAAACAACAATCCAGAACAAAATGAGGATAACGTATTGGCAAGAACTTTCGTTGGAAAATTACTAATTTGTCATCATCCCACTGaaacatttttcattatttagCTGGCAATGAAAATCACACCATCACAACCACTAATTCGTAATCCTAAAGTGAAATCAGGAACCACAAACACTAGACTGCTACCACAAGCCTGCAGCAAAGTCAAGGACATTCTCAAGACATGAAGGACGAGTAGGACATATTGGCAGCGCCCTATTCTTATAAAGGGCTGTTGCCAGAAAGATCAATGAGAAGGGAAGCTTTTAAGGATTTGTCAATGAATTCATCAAAGAGATGGGTGAGGGTGGTGTCATAGCCAATGATGAAGATGGTGGTGAATAGGGAGCAGCCAGTAATGACGAAGGGCCACAGTCACCAATGCAGGAGGTGCAGCAGTCCCTGTGGTAGCCTAAGATGAGCATAACTGTCATAATTGAGATGGcctagagagagaagctttaaaattaaaaattttactagtgaatATCTGTTAAGCTTTTTAAAACATGTCGACTCATTTGCTTAGTTTTCTGCCAACCagggaaaatatttttatgttattaatattttcAGCTCCACCAAACACGGCCTAGGTGATCAATTTAaactatacatacatacatacatatatatatatatatatatatatttatatatatacgcgAGCACGAAAAGAGCCGCTGAAGGTTTGGGCGTAATAACAATGAACTATCCGTTAATATCATAACAAACCTGAAGCTCCACGAATACAACCATCCACATCGACTTTCACCACCTTTGAGGTATCGACATCACCACTCCCGGTGCTGAAGCCAGGAAAAAATTATCTTAGGTCTAAAATTTACCTTGAAATAATTCAAATAAACCACTCGAATGACCAAGAAGCTTCATAAATACCAATCAAGGACATCTAGGATTTTCGGCTTCCCATCCGAGGTAACTTGCAAGCCAGCCGCAGCCGGGTCAACGCCAGAATCTAAGAAGAACAAGTCACTCGTACATCAAATACTTACATTTACTGGTGTTAAGTATTCTTTCCGCAATATCAGAACAAACCGCAACATAAAGTTCTGAAACTTTAGGGCGCTACCTTTACACTTAATTTGCCTAGTGATTAAATTTTTCATCGGATTCGAGTTCTTTcatttcgttttcttttctaagaAACAGGAAAAACAAATACCAAATATCGCAATGAGGACGCCACGGCCATCGTAGTCCGGGTGGGCCTCGATAAAGCGATCGGCGGCAATCTctttcttgggcatgagggaggCGAGGAAGGTAGACTCGGTCAGCTTGAAATTACGCAGACGACCATTGTCGTCACCAGCGCCGGAATCGCCAATAGAAGAGCAAGGCATTGCCCTCACCCAACTCCCACTCCAATCTCCGTTTCTTGATCCCCTTCCTTTGCTGCTGGCTCTTCTAATAATGGTCGATAGGGACAGTGGCTTTGGGGCGGAGGGTAAAACTGGGAATCTATATAGTAATAATACggggttttgcattttttttattatttttgtgagaAGGTGCTTTTAGTAATTTGAGTTGGGGGCGGCTAACGGTGGAGGGAGTGGAGACAGGGTGCAAATGACAGGTGGTGAAGAGTTAGATGGTTAGGAAGCGAGGGAGCTTCCTGCCTACTGGTTAGTGGTGAGCTTTGTGTTGGATGTGGCGAAGTCCCGCGCTGCAATGAGATTACCATTTTGTCCTTTCTTGAAAAACAATGCATCCATCCATTCCATATCCCCTTCCGAACGGGTCGCAAAAAGGTGAGAAGAGAGATAACTGGACGAGTCAGCGAATCCCCATCAGCCCACCATGATTGTAAtaacataatattatttattaatttttaaatattattttaaacaaataaatttgatcATTTTTATTGGAGATctctaaaattatttatttaactttcattttgTAATCATAATATGCCATGACATTTATTATTACCTATATAAATTTTGGAAATAAACCGTAATCAATTGTAAAAATCTAATTGTGTATTCGATATCACTTAtattcattaagaaaaattctttagctataaataaattacataaaaataaatctataaattaatatagtttaatatggtacatcaaattataaaattatttttattataaaataaatctaaaaatttttataaaattacactaatttataaatttaatttatataatctttttatatttataacatttcTCATTCATTAATTCTAGTAGGCCTTTAGTCTCTGCTTGAGTATgaagaagaataataaaaatcattATATTGATTATTGATTGAATGAGAAACAAAGtgaaagattttcttttctttttttgtttcaatcaatactaatctttaTTTAGGGTAGGTTTGGTAAAAGTAAAAATTCtgatctcaatttaaaatttttattttataattgtaacttttttaaattcccatataaaatataataaacaatttaattttttcaaattttaattcaactttttcaaactccaaaacaataataatactcaaaaataatattttaaacttttatttcaacttaaattctcatcttactatcctCAATGAATTATCTAAAGTTAAAATGAcaattttgatgaatgtaagataaatttagtttttgaaTATTTCATTCACATAAGTCTTCACATTGAaatagctatttttttattataaaacaataaaataatttaagataaatttaaatttaactatTCACATCAATTCTCtacattgaattatctatttattcattatatagtaatgagtaattaataattaaaaaatattatttttttaattattaatttattttattttatcatattttactattctacttAATATATGTTAATTCGTAATcgtattctaattaaattaataatcataagtaatataaagtaataaaataaacatttacttAAACAATAACAACCAAATTAAACTTTATATTTACCAATACTGTAGCTGAAagttaaataatttgaatttagCTAATCCATTGCAATCCTCTTTTCATTTCTAATAGTTAAACGTTACTGTATTTTTACATATGAATAATTCATTAACAATGCTCTAATCATCATTTTGTAGATACATTGAAATCATCACCACGTAtgaatataaaagtaattttcctTTCGGTGAATCTCTTCAAAAGCTACCAAACGGCTGCATTTAGAGAACCTTGTGAGAACAACTGTATCATTTCCTCGTAAACTTCGAATCTTTTTATATAGGACCTGCGACATTTCTGTTTGGGTCAGATAAGAGTAAATAAGAGCATCCAAGTCGCCCAAATAGAgctataaaattaataatgcgTAAGTAAGGACAATATCACCTGAGCCAATGGCTATGGTTTTGGTATAAGGTTGTGGCAGGTACTGTCACACGGATATGCACAATCAATCTCTTGGGTACTCATCCTTCTGTTGAAGTACCAATCACCAACTGCTTCTGCAATGCTCTGGGAAAAATAATTCTTCTCCATTTTAATTACAACCCCAAGTTGCTAAACTCCTCTCAAGCCATAAAACTTATGCAAATATGGGTGTCCTCGAATTCTTATATTGATCAGTTGCAAAATATGTTTGACTCCAGTCAATTGGACATGCGCAGAAGTTTTGGCACTCCAAttaacaaaagtttgaaaatttgtgTCTGAACTATCAAAATCGACATATTGCATCTTTAAACTATAATATCCCTTCATTCAAGTCTGGCTCTAAAGATGACATGACAGAATCTAGTATGTCGAATCTTAAGTCGCTTGTAGTTAGAGGGTGCGATGTGTCCCTTTTTTTGGTGGTACAGATGCAAAGTGAAAAGCactctttaaaaataaagtaatgTTGTGTATGAAAGTCTCACTACAAATAATCAAGCATTTTCTGACGCTCAAAATTGTTGCCAAAACCCCCACACAATAAATACATCCGAATATTTTCGATGATGTTTAGGTCACTGCATTTTCAATGAAATTAAttgttcactattaaaaaaagagaCGTCGCGCACTCCtttaggaaaaaacaaaaaaaaaaaggtgaaatctattatgaaaaaaataatttttttttatatagattctaaattaatctaccatttttttttaaaaactagtGTGTAAGACTTGCATATCAAATTCAATTAGATCTTTCCCCAAATCGGGCCTGACCATTTCAAGTTAAAAAGTACCTTATTGTGAATTCTCGGAGAGTCATCTCTGAACCATGTGTCTTGGGACTCACTCTGGCAATGAgcaaagcatgaatttatgaaCATCCCCACTCTTGATTTGTCGTACCCTCTCAATGCTAAAAGCATATCATCCCTGAAGCCTGAAGTGTGGGGAGGAATTCAACAAGTCAGGCAGTCAGTTATTGATACTAATTATGATGCCTGAAATTTTTATGCCAGTTGAGGAAGTGTGGTTTGTATTTGTTAAAGAATTGAGATGGATGGTAACCTTGCAATGTTTCTAACTGGTTTGCATTGCATGCAGCTGGATTCTGCTTGCAATGACTCCAGTCTCCATGTACATCAGCCGAAGGTGGCACCAATATATGATTAAACTGGTAACACATCGCTCACTATAAATCCACTAGAATTATAAAGTGGATGATATGAGATCTACAATGGAACAAGGCAGAAGAAAGTTTTTTACTTGGAATACATCATATGCCGTGTTCAAGACAAAGAATGGCGTGTTAATGTATTTCAATGCATACTGCGGGAAGAAGCACTGCATGACATCAAGATATAGATGTCAGAACCATGTCGTTTATAGAACAAAGCCATGAAAAGAGAGGCAAAGAATTCAGGACTGCTGCGAGGATCAGACCAAATAAGGCAATTTGAGGGAACTGGTGCAGGTTTTCTCCAGATTCTGCTCAACCCCCTGTCATTCATGCACACCTCTCACAAATGAATATGTATCAAGAACACAAAAATCCACAATCAGATGGAACTTTATAATGGTTTTTCATTGAAGGAATGACACTAGTTTCCTTGTCCTGACCCACCTTCCGAATACCTGACAAGATTGTAGAAAATTTCCTGGGCCCCCTTTAGTTAGTGACCTTATTTTGAGCATTTGGGCCGGTTACATGATAGTTATAAATCCATGACCTTTTCTTAAATATATCCCAAGATAGGAATGTTGGGAGAAAGCAATCATCACACAGATGGCACAGATTTGAACTACCTTAGTTTCAGGCcacaatagaagaagaagagagtttTTAAAAGCTAAGTGAAACATGACACTGCAGATTTGCAGCATCCTATAGTTCACACAATTGACATGTGTAGAGAGTAGAGTGTCACCGAAgttttttatatacaatattcAACAAGCGCTTCCTAGTGTAACTCATAGATGGAAAGTCCTACCTGTAGCGAAACAAGATCTCTGTACAAGGATCTCATGGTATAGTTCGAACTTATATCTCTTCTGTGGAAAAGGACCgagaaaaaaatgttaaaatatgacTGGTAAAAGATAAAAGAGGTGCAAAATGTCCAAGCTCTTTATTGTATAAGGTTTTGCTACGCTGAATTGGGGgtatctttttattaaaaacaaaggTGAGAAATTATAGTCTAGCTTGATTTAATAAGATCAAATTACTTACTCATCAAGAAAAAATCCAGCATCACTCAAGCACTTCACACTGGCATTCTCTGGTAAATACTTGCTGAAGTTGTCACAGTGCAAAAAGGATGCTAAACCCCCAGCAGAGCAACCTGAAAGCAAAGCCTGTAAAAAACAGAATGGAATAATATCGGAGTTAAAGCTTGGTCGGATATTTTTCTCTTGGGTAATGATCATGACATTGAATGTTGATTAAACTTGTTGCCACATAGGCATCTGAAGCTTACAAAGATAAGGCGATCAAATTGAGTAATATTACGCACAGTCGTGAAATATAAAAGTGTCGTacaattgctttgaaaaaaataagatccattataaaaaagttaatttttttttatgtggatcatatatttattcactttttttaaattgattacgTGATACTTACACCCTCACGATTATAACTATCATTTTTCGATCAAAATTATACTTTTAGTATGAAGTCTAGACATGCAAAGTACAGAGGAAATAATATCTACATAGGTTTAAGTTTTACCATGCGTGCATGCCCCAAACCTTTTGGGAGAAGGTCATGAATGATTGCTTCCCAAATCTTTTGCCCTCTGAAATAAAGGAATGACGTCTGTCATTTGTTTTAACAAAcacatcaaaaacaaaaaagagataaGTTAATCACTTAAttcagtgtatatatatatatggtgcatAAGCTTTTACAGTACTaagaacaaacaaacaaaaacctgaaaaaaaaatgataaaaaaaatcattagtaATCAATTGTGCTGCCAATATGGTTTACCAATACGTATAAAACATTTTTGAAGTTAATATCTCTATGAAGAcgataaataacatttttctcAACGCATGCATATCATGAGTTAGAACTTGTCCCAGCTGGCCGGGAATTAAGATCAGCAGCTAGCAGGCAACTGATCAATTGGTAAGTACGAGAAAACGATTTGTTTAGGAAATTACCCCATTGTCGAACTTGGCATCTCCAGCAAATGAGGCTCCATCGCAATATCTAAGCTTCACACGGTTCCAATTGTAGAAATCTGGTCCatatttagtatatatataatgattaattCTATAATTAATGCAAGTGGCAGCTAGCAATAGTCTTTAAGAGAAATATAAgtaaaatctggaaatgtatagGCATCAAACGATCATCTACAATAGATATTGAGATCGAAAACGGATCAATCATGAGATACAGATGCAGCTAAATCATGTGTAGATAGTCCTAATTTGTAGGGATCATGAGGTGATGATATTCCATCCTTTGATCTTAGCATATTGCAGTTTCGCAAGAATATTAATGGgtcttattatttctttatgttTTCTTAACCTTTTCCGATTATAACAAAGGAGTACAATGGGCATGAGATGCAGAtcacagagagagggagagagatagaTCACATGCCTGGATTCAAAGAAGCATTGTTGCTTAAAATTCCAGAAAAGACTTCCCACTTGGTCATGAGACGTGTAGATCCTCTACGTGTTTTGGCTCTCTCCAAGCACGACGCCATATCATTGCACCACCCACCACCCTATACAAAGATCGAGCATGATGAATGAATACCGATACATGATATTCTCATCATATTAAGATACTAAATGATTTATAATTTAAGAATATCTAATAACTTGCACAATAAATAACCCTGATCACCCTGTAATGGAACTATTCATGGATGCATCAAATtagaaaaactatatatattttcacacCTTGACCATGCATCCCAACATCTATAAATACCTTAGccaattctatttatttgcagcCTGATTTGATAATTCCATTCGATAAGAATTCGTGGGTCACAGAGTGCAGGTTTGGACCCGATTTTATCTATACAACCGACCCGAGCCATAATTAGGGTTTGCTATAAATGATATCAAACCTTTGTACGACCGTACTGTATCTTTGATCTCTTtcttttgaataaaataatatgtagTTCTGTAGACGTAATTACGCACTGAACCAAGTAAATATTACAATTACAATATAAGTGTGAttgatttctttttcactttacTTCTCTTATTATTCCTAACACAAACAGCCGCCAGTCTAATTTTTTGAagcacaataaataaaaagaattaataccTCGAACTGCAAAAGCCATTTGTCTGTTCCGGTCCCGGATCCTCTGTGCAGATGATACGCCGGCAAACTTCCATCCAAGCAAACTATTCCACAAATTTTAATTCCAGGaaaacatattataatttaccataataataataataactcatataaaaattaaaaaaaaaaaaaaaaacatgttctatatatatatatatatagaaatcaaAACGTGAAGCCTTTTAAGGAGTTTAGTCTCTTACAAGCACCGAGAGCAGAAGCCTTTTGGACCAGAGTCATGGGCACAAGAAGCCGATTCTGCGCGTATATGCGCCGGGCCGCGTACGCGAGCAGAGCCAGCACAACCGCGACGACTCCATTCAAATTCATCCTTTGACGGATTCCTCGATCGGGATTCTCTTTAATTAAAATTTCGAAACCTGAAGAATTATGAATATGTCCTACGTACGCATGGCATGTCTAGTACTCCTATACTACTACGTGCTTTTATGTACAGCTCGATCGAACAAATGGGGGAACGGAAATCTGGAATCTGTATAAAGAAAGACAGACATCTAGAAGATATCCGACTATTTTGGAGGTGGGCAATCTGTAGAGAGAAAGAGGTTCATTGCTTTTACGTATATTCCGGGTTCCCCGATTGATATGGTAGCTTTGGCGTAgtttccttgtttttttttttttcccgaaaaaaaagtaagaattAACGAAATTGTTTTCGGTTCATTTtcagggaaaataaaaaaagaaagaaaaacttcgGAAGAAGGCTAAGGAGACCAACGAAAGCGAAAGGATAAGCTAGCAAGGTAGCAGGGATCAGCGATGTGAAACTTGATGGAAAGGTGGTAGCTTTTCTTATTGGAATAAGTCGAGAGAGCTCCACAGGAGCCAGTGCAGCACGGGGGTGGTGAACCGGTGGTCAGAGATTCTGTGTCATGGGTCCTACATCCTCACCAACGGTTGTGCCGCACATTGCATTTTCTGAGGATTTCTGAAAAGAAGTCGTGCGTTTCTGAAAAGGGTTGCTGCAATGAGTTGCTGTGTTTGATTTCGTCTTCTCCAAAAGGCTTCGGTTCGATTTCGTCCCAAGTAACTCCCTACTCCACCTCAGTCCATTTCCATCATGCATTAGAAGTATTGGACTTGAAGTCAGTGTTTCCAATTTTATTGAAACTACTTGGCATCCACAGCGAACAGTGCCAGGCGACAGATGAGCCACTAGTGCTTCAATCAATTCACTCTGTATAACACAGGAGAACCTTAAAATCGAACTGAAAGCTGCTACAGGGAATCGTTCACAAAAACCATGCTTTTCTTGGTATGCTTGCTAGAGCCGACGAGTAGGTAGCGGTAAGTGACTCCGTCCAAAACGCCTATCTAAAAGAGGAGAAGAGATCTGAGTGGGTCTTCTTCTGCGTGGGTAGATCTGAAAGAGACGTAACTCCCTACTCCACCTCGTCCTTCTGCGCGGGTAGATCTGAAAGAATCTGGATATGTGTATTGCTTAAGATGGAGGATTTAATATCAGACGGGGCTGAGAAGCTGGGAAAGTTGAGGTTTGGGCTCCGAGTTCATGCCGATGATGATGATCGGAACTGTACGCGGGGCCCCGTAAACTTCTTCGTAGGCTACAGAAATTTCTTCTTCGGTCTCCATGGGACCATCGTCGAAGCACGGTAGAGGAACAAAGATTTCACAGGAGGGAAAGGCAGAGAGCGAGAGAAATGGCCCAAACGGGCATCGGGTAATTCCGTTTAAATCAAAAACGGTACGGCCATTTCCACTACCGAATAAAATTGAAACGGTTCCGGTTTTTTTCCGGTTCGGATCGGTTATACGACTTATTTGTGCACCCCTTCAACTTGTGCGTCCGGTTATGCCAGATAGGTAAGTTTAGCGTATAAgataatctcattttattattataatatttttaaatttttacataaaatataataaataatttaattttttaaaattttttttaattttaaaataataatattaaaaaataatattttattaacttttaacttttacctatatcaaaaaaaatttcatatcacCATCTAAGATTCTAAAGCTATCCAT
The genomic region above belongs to Carya illinoinensis cultivar Pawnee chromosome 4, C.illinoinensisPawnee_v1, whole genome shotgun sequence and contains:
- the LOC122307630 gene encoding pectin acetylesterase 9-like, whose amino-acid sequence is MNLNGVVAVVLALLAYAARRIYAQNRLLVPMTLVQKASALGAFCLDGSLPAYHLHRGSGTGTDKWLLQFEGGGWCNDMASCLERAKTRRGSTRLMTKWEVFSGILSNNASLNPDFYNWNRVKLRYCDGASFAGDAKFDNGTSFLYFRGQKIWEAIIHDLLPKGLGHARMALLSGCSAGGLASFLHCDNFSKYLPENASVKCLSDAGFFLDERDISSNYTMRSLYRDLVSLQGVEQNLEKTCTSSLKLPYLCFFPQYALKYINTPFFVLNTAYDVFQFNHILVPPSADVHGDWSHCKQNPAACNANQLETLQGFRDDMLLALRGYDKSRVGMFINSCFAHCQSESQDTWFRDDSPRIHNKSIAEAVGDWYFNRRMSTQEIDCAYPCDSTCHNLIPKP